The Lepeophtheirus salmonis chromosome 3, UVic_Lsal_1.4, whole genome shotgun sequence genomic interval cAGGGGTGAGTGTAGTTACACaaaggttataaactatagataaaattcGTAATAGATTCAAGAGGCTAATATTTTCCCGGTTATAATCCCATTCATCCATAAAAACcaacaattttttatactaCTTAAAGTGGTATTTTATTGTGCACCCAAAAGTgggataagaataattttttgatagaaacgGAAGAAGACAAATGTAaaccatactcaattttgaaaaaaaaaaaaatcattcttgcttgattttatgttgacagaccACATATTTGAGTCCCTTAAAGACGTTGTATTCAAACTAGGGGGATAAGTgtagatacccaataatttaaACCATAATTTCggacctttatttgatttaagagccTTAATTTGGCTCCGATATGACATTTCAGACATAAAATTGATCCATTTCTCATTAtcttattgtgacaatcaaatTTGACTTCTTTTAATGCAGTTTACGACATACTCAAGGagttaataagaaaatttgttgtcagaaattgactataatttgtCGTTGAAGGATATCAATGTAATTCAaactatattttgagaaaattcattctagcttgtttttatgttgactggCTAGAAGTGTTCTTTGATTTAATCACTATTTTTTACGCAAAActaaaaacacattatttttaaaaaagttttgatttaatGGACTCATCAAAATTCCATGATTTATAAgactttttctcattttctattatttatatgaagtttaaaatttattatatgtccAATGAAACACGACTTGACAGAGGCGCATAAAATTTTTCTATGCATAAATCCAAAATtcgattaaataattatgcctCAAGAAGTGAGGACTATAATATTTGAACGAGAGCAAACACTTGTTTTGTATTAACAAACGGTTTAAATTTTCACTTTTCTGTATATTGTTACTATAGAATTGttgctatttatattattattattttgatagctTGTGGAAGTTCGTTTGGTCCTACCAAAGAAACGATTGAAGCCTGTAGTCATGGATGCGAGTTCATGGTTCCCAACATCAAAAAACGTCATCAATCAGTAATACCTCATTAATAAGATTTGCCTAAAGTgcttattataaaatgaaattttatttttatagcaaagAAATCCTTTCGAGAATTTCTTTGgtaatggaaatttgttgaatCGGGTTCATTTACCTCAAATCTTTCCCATTTCAAATTTAAGTCCTAACTCAGAAAAAAACCGAATGGAGGAATCAAAGTTGAAGAAACCAGAATTCAATGATATGTTTGGTGGTTTTGGAAACATCATGTCCCATATGCATGAGATCATGAATAATgttgtacaaaattttaaaaatggagaatTAAATGGAAACGGACAATTGGTCGTTATCAAATCTGGACCTGGAATCTATGAGAAAAAAACGTATGATCTATCACCTAAGAGTAATCTTAATGACATgagtaagagaaaaaaaataatgttagtaTCAATAAAATAGTCTATTTTCATGATTATTAGTGAATAAGGCAAATCCCCtggataaattattcaatgtCGAAAGACATGAAGTAAGTGAAGAGCAGGAAAAGAAGGATAAGGATATTTATGGGGTAGAGTTCGTGAAGCCCTTCAAGTCCAACATGGACCAAGAAAGTGTATGGTTAATGGAGCCTATCCTACCCGAAACAGGATTAAAATCTCGCACTCTTCAAGAAGATATGTGTGCTTATGATCAAGAATATATGTAGGTTTTATCCATTAggatttaatgaagaaaaatatattctaattt includes:
- the LOC121114247 gene encoding uncharacterized protein, with product MIDKLLLLGLCLAGTLDAAPKEPVRCQEMCESKFAGNEVKGCETGCRMMDIEESLTMGFDNIPAIQSRCQRSCGSSFGPTKETIEACSHGCEFMVPNIKKRHQSQRNPFENFFGNGNLLNRVHLPQIFPISNLSPNSEKNRMEESKLKKPEFNDMFGGFGNIMSHMHEIMNNVVQNFKNGELNGNGQLVVIKSGPGIYEKKTYDLSPKSNLNDMMNKANPLDKLFNVERHEVSEEQEKKDKDIYGVEFVKPFKSNMDQESVWLMEPILPETGLKSRTLQEDMCAYDQEYMTWSNYIYCMDRRIEKSGWLIYVCIMALAGLFFQCVCMYTARRETETIIPLPISSPKGVLAKAKEAEANSSVISIVTIPDQYSVDLPPAYEDITNLKVSLAPLNKESEKKEEDNNTKNETKA